Below is a genomic region from Treponema sp. OMZ 798.
TGACTTTCCAAAGCTATTTGCATGGAAAAATATTCCTGTAGAACTTACTAATACAAATTCATTAATTAAGAAAAAATATGCTGATGTTTTTAGCGGTAAGTATTCTCTATTGTTAAATCAAGCCTTGCCCTCAGCCGGAAATATTTTATTTTCATTTAATTTTAATTATGAGAACTTATTACAAAGTAAAGAATTTAAACATACTCCTTCTTTTGCGATTCAATTTACTCAGCCTATAACTAAATATAGTTTCGGGTTTTTAAATGAAGCAAAAAAAATAAACTTTTTAAAAAGCTCGGTTAAAGAAAAAAGATTTGCACTCTATGCCGATTTTATTAAAACATTTTTAAAATCGGCTTTAAATATCGAAGTTTTAAGTGCAGAATCGGAATACTTAAAAAATAATTATCTTTATGCAGCAGAACAATATTCTGCAGCCGAAGCTGAGTTTAAAAAAGAAAGATTTAAAAAAAGTGAATTATTAAAAGTAAAACAAAAGATGATTGAAGCAAAGCAGGAATACGATCTAAATCTAAATTCTTTAAATAGATTAAAGGAAGAGTTTGTCTTAAATTATAATTATGAGTACTCTTTAATGAATGAAAAAGATTCTTCTTCTCTTATTGATTTTTTGGAAACCGTTTTTTTTGATTCGTATATTTTTGATATACAAAATACCGAATATGAAATATTTTTATTAAACTCGGAAAAGGAGCAAGCCCATATTAAAAATGCTCCCCGTTTTAGTATAGGCTTTTCGGTTGATCCTAATCCCTTAAAAAACAGGTTTTCCTCTTATACATCCTCATGGCAAAGCCTTAAAAAAACTGAATGGCTGCCTGAATTATTTATATCCTTTTCTTGGACTCCCGACTATACTTTTACACAAAAAAAAGAAATAGATTTAATCGATTTAAAAATATCTTATGCAAAAAATAAACTTAAAACTTTAAAAGAAAAAAAAGAAATTAAAAATAAGGCTAAAACATTACGAATAAAAAATCTAAAAGAAGATTTACATATTCTTTCTGAGAATTTAAATCTTTATCTTGAATTAAATGAAGAATATAAAAAGCTTTATAAAGATGGAGTTATAACAAACCTTAATTTATTGGAATACACCGTAAGCCATTACCACCAAAAACTTTTAAAATTGAAAAAACTTAAAGACCTGATTTTTGAAATCTTTTAAAAAAATTGCAAATTTATGCAAAAAGACTTGACATATTACAAAAGTATGTTAAAATTAAATTAAGGTCTTTTTAAAAGACTAAAAATATTTGAGTTTAGGTGTAAAAACCTAAACGAAGGAGTCGTTTTATGAAAGATTTATTGAACAATGGGTTTCAGATAGTATCTGAAACAGAGATGTTAATGGTTGAGGGCGGTGCAGGTGCTTCAGATATGGTAATAGATGGTGATAATCCTGGAGCTCAAAGACCAACACCGCCTCCACCTCCTTCTAATGGCGGCGGATGTGGTGATGTAAATTGGGTTGAGATGAGATAGGAACTCTAATTCTAGGACACCCCCTCACAATTCTATGATTTGAATTGTGAGGGGAAATTATCGATATGAAAAAACAATTTTTATTTATTTTAATATTTATTTTTATTTTTTCTTTTTCATGTTCGGATTATACAAATGGCGATGAAGTCAGATTTATTTCTTATAAAAAAATGCTATCCGATTATGAATATTTTTGGGATTTTATTTATAAAGGCTATCCCTTTAGTGAAGTATGTGAGCGTAATGGTGCCGATTTAAAGAAAATGAAAATAAAAAATTATGAGTCCTTATCGGGTCTGGCCTCTGAAAATGCTTATCTTGCCTTTTATGATAGACTGTGCAGACAAATAACGATAGGAAAATCAATCGGCCATTTATATGCTGTGGATAAATATGATTACAAATATGTATTTAAGACATCAATGATAGGAGGTCCGTTTATTACTAAGGTTTCACTTATAGACGGTTTTTATTCTAAGCTGATAGGCGGAAGATCAAGTATTGAAGCCGAGAAAAATATATTCTATTGTGATTTTTTTAATGATGAACTTCCTTGTTATTCATGTGATATTTATACGGGGTTTTTAAAACGCATAATAGAACCGGGTAAAATAGCTTATGTAAAATTGGACTCATTTTTAATAGTAAACCGGGAGATAGAACATCAATATCTTAGAGATTTAAAAGATTTTTTTATTGAAACTGCCGATTACAAACATATTATTATAGACATACAAAATAACGGAGGCGGGTACGCCGATAACTACGAAGAAATAATATCTCCAAATATAAAGGAAAATCTGACAATAGTCTCTTATGGGCTTTATAACGAAAATAAATATACGAATCCTTATTTGGAAATGTTTTTTAAAGATTATAGAGATATAAAAAAGATAGAAAAACGTGAAGTTCCGAATATAGAAAACTGCGGTACCGTAAAAAATGATAAGGCTTATAAATTGGAAGATGTAATTGAACCTTCTTATATTTTAGATTATAAGCCTTGTGAAGATAAAAAATTTTGGCTTTTAGTAAGCGATGGTGTATATTCAGCAGCAGATCGTTTTACTTATGTGTGTAAAAAAACGGGTTTTGCTACAGTTGTTGGGACTAATACAAAAGGAGCCGGAAATAACGGTTTATGGCCTATGTACATCGTTCTTCCCAACAGCGGTTTATTGATAAAGTTTGATTTTATATATGGTCTAACCGATGGCGGTTATTGCACGGATGAATTCGGCACTGCTCCCGATATTTATAATCTACCTGGTAAGGATGCCTTAGAGACCTGTTTGGAAGAGATAAAAAAATTAGGGGAAAAGACAAACTTTTGATGGAGCAAAAGTTTTTCTTCTCCCCTAATATAGCGGTATGAATTATCATTAAGACAAACCTGCGGTTTTTCTTAATAATCTTTTCCATTTGCGAAGTTGAGCTTTAGCTCAACTCTTGGCGTTTCTTGCGGTTTATTTTCGGGGTCAAGCTTAACCGCGAAAAAGGTGTCTTATTGCATAATTCTTAAAATTTTAGTATGGTTTCGAAAAATACTTGCAAATAAGGAGTTTAAATGAAAAATAAGATTCTAGTCATTTTACTGTGTGTATTTATATTTTCTTGC
It encodes:
- a CDS encoding S41 family peptidase; amino-acid sequence: MKKQFLFILIFIFIFSFSCSDYTNGDEVRFISYKKMLSDYEYFWDFIYKGYPFSEVCERNGADLKKMKIKNYESLSGLASENAYLAFYDRLCRQITIGKSIGHLYAVDKYDYKYVFKTSMIGGPFITKVSLIDGFYSKLIGGRSSIEAEKNIFYCDFFNDELPCYSCDIYTGFLKRIIEPGKIAYVKLDSFLIVNREIEHQYLRDLKDFFIETADYKHIIIDIQNNGGGYADNYEEIISPNIKENLTIVSYGLYNENKYTNPYLEMFFKDYRDIKKIEKREVPNIENCGTVKNDKAYKLEDVIEPSYILDYKPCEDKKFWLLVSDGVYSAADRFTYVCKKTGFATVVGTNTKGAGNNGLWPMYIVLPNSGLLIKFDFIYGLTDGGYCTDEFGTAPDIYNLPGKDALETCLEEIKKLGEKTNF